Part of the Dehalococcoidales bacterium genome is shown below.
AGGAAGAAACCGGGGCCCTTTGTCCCCAGCAGGCGTCCCAGGCGAAAGATTACGCCCCTTTCGTACTCTTTCAGTATCTTGACGGTGGATGGAATCAGTACCACGATAATCAGTGCTATGATACCGATAATGATTGGAGTGCTCATTCACTTACCTCCTCTGGTTTTTTTATTCTTTCTCATGTGATGGTATCACGCGCAGTACCAGATTGTCGACTCCGGTAATAACCACCTTCTCCCCGGGTTCCACACTACCCTCCTCTGAAACTGCTGTCCATAGTTCGCCCTGAATGAAGACCGTACCCTGGGGCTCGAGGGCATTCCTGACCATGGCCGTCTTCCCAATCAGGTCCTCCCTACCGGCCGATATTCGTTGACGATGCACAAGGATTCCGCGCCAGATAACAAGCGCCAGGAAGCCAACGATGAGTACCACGATAAGGGCAATTCCCCACGGTTCCATATCAAACCAATCAACCATAAAATCAGGCAACAAAATACCTCCTTATACCTTCCTGATTACAAAGAGCTTAAGGCCTTCAATCTTTCTTATTATAACTGTTACCCCGGCTTCAATATACCCTTCCGGCGATATTGCCTTCCAGAGTTCACCTCCGAGAGAGACAGTCCCTTCAGGTTCCAGCGCCGTCCTGACAGTGGCTGTCTTTCCTCTCAACGCTTCCTTCCCGGTTTGCGGTCTACGTAAGACCGCTTTCAGAGTCTGGAACACTTCTACCAGTTGCGACCACAGAAGCACGGCCAGCAATACGAAGACGACGATACCAACGATAACAACCGGAGTCAATTTCGCTCCCCTTCATTCGCCGGTTTCTTTCGGTAGCTTCGTGACGTATAGCTTCAGGCTGTCCACCCGATTGATAACCACATTCTCTCCGGGTTTCACCCGGCCTTCCTCCGAGACCGCCGTCCAGCGTTCACCCTTGTACAGAACGGTCCCCTCCGGGGCCAGGGCTACCTTGACCACGGCAGTCTTGCCGACCAGTTCTTCCCATCCGCTGGACGGCTGCCGTTTATGCACAGACATGACACGGGTAACTACGAATGCGGCCAGTGCACCGATGCAGGTAGCAACGATGCCAATCAGCCACGGGTTCACCTGGAAGAGCGGCCCTCCCTTGAACAGTATCAACGAGCCCAGGACCAGGGCAATTACACCTCCGCCGGTAAGTAACCCGAAGCTGCTGGTGAACACCTCGGTGATGAAGAGACCAAGCGCTCCCACCACCAGCAAAATGCCGGCAATGTTCACCGGCAGGTTCCCCAGTGAATAGAAGGCCAGTATCGCGCAGATACCACCGACAACCCCGGGGAAGATGAGACCGGGGTTTGATATCTCAACAAAGAGACCGAGGGAGGCCAGGCCGAGGAGAACATAGGCAATGTTCGGGTCCGTGATGGCGAAGAGAAACTCCTCCACCCAGCTCATCTCCATGTGGTGCAGGACGGCGCCCGCAGTCTCTATCGTCACCACGGTACCGCCCAGAAGAGTGGTCTCCCAGCCATCGAGCTGCAATATGAGTGATGCAAGGTCGGGAGCAACCAGGTCAATAACGTTGAGCTCCAGGGCTTCCTGCTCGGTGGCCGAGACGGCTTCCCTGACCGCCCGCTCCGCCCAGTCCATGTTGCGTCCGTGGGCTTCGGCAATGCTCCTGATGTAGGCGGCGGCATCATTCAGTAC
Proteins encoded:
- a CDS encoding nodulation protein NfeD, producing MLLGLISLASTAMVTRAAAPTIFILEVKGIINPVSADYVNRGIQEAEDAGAVACIIQMDTPGGLDTAMRDIVQDIVNARIPVVVYVSPSGARAASAGAFITVAAHVAVMAPNTAIGAASPVSIGAEGEEQMSETMQDKVLNDAAAYIRSIAEAHGRNMDWAERAVREAVSATEQEALELNVIDLVAPDLASLILQLDGWETTLLGGTVVTIETAGAVLHHMEMSWVEEFLFAITDPNIAYVLLGLASLGLFVEISNPGLIFPGVVGGICAILAFYSLGNLPVNIAGILLVVGALGLFITEVFTSSFGLLTGGGVIALVLGSLILFKGGPLFQVNPWLIGIVATCIGALAAFVVTRVMSVHKRQPSSGWEELVGKTAVVKVALAPEGTVLYKGERWTAVSEEGRVKPGENVVINRVDSLKLYVTKLPKETGE
- a CDS encoding NfeD family protein, which gives rise to MTPVVIVGIVVFVLLAVLLWSQLVEVFQTLKAVLRRPQTGKEALRGKTATVRTALEPEGTVSLGGELWKAISPEGYIEAGVTVIIRKIEGLKLFVIRKV
- a CDS encoding NfeD family protein — encoded protein: MPDFMVDWFDMEPWGIALIVVLIVGFLALVIWRGILVHRQRISAGREDLIGKTAMVRNALEPQGTVFIQGELWTAVSEEGSVEPGEKVVITGVDNLVLRVIPSHEKE